GGCGGGGCTGCTGGGGGCGGGGTGGGCCGTGGGTTCGGGCTCCCGCCACCGGGTGGAGTCCGGGCCTGGCGTCCGGCTGACGGTCTCGACGCTGTCGGTGGCGGAGGTTCCGGCGCTGGCGGACGCCGTTGCGGGGGCGGTCCGCCCGTCGGGGGGCGGTCTCCGGGTCTGACCGTGGGTCCTCCGCCCCGCCGCCTCCTGGGGCTCCGCCCCAGACCGCGCTCCTCAAACGCCGGAGGGGCTGGGGGTGCGCCTCAGACGCCGGAGGGGCTGGGGGTGGGCCCGCCGGGGGGCCCACCAGGGGTCAGGCGGGCCGTCGGGCCCCGGGGCGGGTTTGGGTGAGGGCGGCGCCCGCCAGGATGATCGCGGCGCCCACCGGGGTGTTCCAGTGGAGCTGTTCGCCCAGGACCAGGACGCCCGCCGTGGTGGCCACGACCGGGATGAAGTAGGTGACCATCTGCGCGGTGGTCGGGCCGACCTCCGTCACCAGGCCGTACTGCATCTGCAGGGCCATGCCCGTACCGAGGGCGCCCAGGGCGATCACCGACAGGGTCGGCCAGAGCGGGAACGAGGTCGGGGCCGTCGTGAACAGGGCGCTGACCAGGGTGAGCTGGAGGGTGGAGAAGATGAGCTGGCCGCCGGTCAGGGCCACTGGGGAGCCCGGGGTGCCGGCCAGCGTGCGGCGGACGTAGATCCAGCCGATCGGGTAGCAGAGCGCGGCCAGCAGGGCGTACGCGGTGCCCTTGGCGTCAATGCCGGAGAAGCCCTGCCAGGCGCCGAGCACCGTGAGGACGCCCAGGAAGCCCAGGCCCAGGCCCGCGAAGCGGCGGCGGGTGGGGCGGTCCTCGGACAGGGCGACCAGCGAGAGCGCCATCCCCCACAGCGGGGACGTGGCGTTGCAGATGCCGGCCAGGCCGGACGGGATGCTCAGCTCCGCGTACGCGAACAGCGAGAAGGGGACCGTGTTGAGCAGGAGCGCCGCCACGCCGAGGTGACCCCAGGTGCGCAGACCCCGGGGGAGCGGCTCCCGGCGTACCAGCAGGACGGCGAGGAGGGCGAGCGCGCCGAACAGGACCCTGCCCAGCGCCACCTGGAAGGGCGCGTAGGCCTCCGTACCGACCTTGATCAGGAGGAAGCTGAAGCCCCAGACGACCGAGAGGATCGCGAAGCGGACCCGCCAGTCGAGGAGGCGGACCCGGCTGACTGCGGCGGTGGTGGTCGCGGAGGCGGCGGTGGTGGAGAGGGTGGAGAGGGTGGGCCGCGGGGTGGTGGGTGCGCTCATGCGCTTACTGTGCGCGTCTCGACTTCGTAGGACAAGCGAGACTTCGTGTGGGTGAAGGCGTAGCATCGCTTACATGTTGAACCTGGAGCGCCTGCGCACCCTGGACGCCCTCGCCCGCCACGGTTCGGTCAGCGGCGCGGCCGACGGGCTCCACGTCACCACCTCCGCCGTATCCCAGCAGATGGCCAAGTTGGAGCGGGAGATCGGCCAGCCGCTGCTCGCCAAGAACGGTCGCGGGGTCCGGCTCACCGACGCCGGGCGGCTGCTCGCCGACCATGCGGCGCGGATCATCTCCCAGGTGGAGCTCGCCCAGGCCGACGTCGAGGCCCAACGGGGCTGCGCCGTCGGCGAGCTGCGGATCGGCGCCTTCGCGACCGCCATGCGCGGGCTGCTGCCCCAGGCCTTGGCCGCCCTGCGCGTGGGGCATCCGGAGCTACGGGTGCTGGTGCGCGAGCGGGAGCCGGAGGACAGCATGGCGGCGGTCGTCCGCGGGGACCTAGACCTGGCCCTCGCCATCGACTGGCACAACAAGCGCATGCCGGTGCCCGCCGAACTCACCCGGACCCACCTGCTGGACGACTCCGTCGACATCGCCGTCCCGGCCGGCCACCGGCTGGCCGACCGGGACCGGATCTCGCTGGCCGAATTCGCCGAGGACGACTGGATCTCTTGGAACGAGGGCCAGTTCTGCCACGAATGGCTGGTCTTCACCCTGCGTGGCACGGGAATCGAGCCGCGCATCACCCACATCGCCGAGGAGCACCACACCCAGCTCGCCTTCGTGGAGGCGGGGCTCGGTGTGTGCGTGGCGCCGAAGCTGGGCCGCGGCCCGGTGCCGCCGGGGGTCCGGCTGCTGCCGGTCTGCGACACCGTACGCCGCCACGTGTACGCGGTGTGGCGCGCGGACGCCGACCGGCGGCCCTCCATCCGCGCCGCCGTGGAGGCCCTGCGCGAGGCGGCCGCCGGGATCGGGTGAGCCGGCCGGATCCGAAAGGCGCGCGGCCTAGAGCTTGCGGAAGTCCCAGGAGACCACCGACTCCGGGGTGAGGCGGATCCAGGCGTGCCGGCCGTCGTGCGGCATCTCGTCGAGGCCGAAGTTCTTGGCCGGGAAGATCCGCTCGGCCTCGGCCAGTTCGGGGCAGGGCTCGCCGGTGCGGGGGGCCTCGCCCACGAAGACGGCGCTGCCGGACAGCTCCACCCCGCGCAGTTCGTCGTAGGCCTCGCCCGAGTCCACGACCACCGAGATCCGCGGGTCCTTGCGCAGGTCGGACCAGCGCCGGCTGCGCGTGATCGAGTACAGCCACAGCGAGGTGCCGTCCCACGCGAACCACAGGGCGCCCACGTGCGGGCGGCCGTCCGGGGAGACCGTTGCCACCCGGCAGGTCCGCTGTTCGCGCAGGAAGGCGTCCACCTCCGCGTCGCTCATCATGATGCGGCGGCCCCGCCGCTGTGCCGTTGCCGAGCGTGCCTCGTCCATCCGTCCCGCACCCCTTCACATCTGACTGTGTGTCAGGAATCATGCGGGCTGTTCGGTCGTCACGCCAGGGGGAGCCATGCCGGAACTCGATCCCGCCACCACCGCGCTGCTCACCGTCGAATGTCAGAACGGGGTCGTCGGCGAGGAGAGCGCCCTGCCCGAACTCGCCAAGGAGGCCCGGGACTCCGGAACGCTGGAGCGGGTCGCGGCACTCGCCGACGCCGCGCGCGGGGCCGGCGTGCAGGTGCTGCACGCGCTCGCCGAGCGGCGGCCGGACGGGCGCGGGGCGAACGCGAACGCGCGGCTGTTCCGGGCGGCGGGGAAGCTGCCCGTCCGCCAGCTGACCGGCAGCGCGGCCGTGGAGGTCGCCGCGCCCATCGTCGTGGCCGAACGGGACCTGGTGCTCCGCCGACTGCACGGGCTCTCCCCGATGGCCGGAACCGACCTCGACGCGCTGCTGCGGAACCTCGGTGTCCGCACCCTCGTCGTCACCGGGGTCTCCTCCAACATCGCCATCCCCAACACCGTCTTCGACGCCGTGAACCTCGGCTACCAGGTGGTCGTCCCGTCCGACGCCATCGCCGGTGTGCCCGCCTCCTGCACGGCCGAGGTGATCCGCAACTCCCTGGCGCTGGTCGCGACCATCACCACGACCGAAGCGCTGCTTAAGCAGTGGGCCCGCGCGAGCTGACCCCCGTAACCTGGGCGGATGCTGTCCGAAGTGATCGCGACCCGTTACGTCACGCCCCTGCGTGAGGGCGGCTCGCTCCCAGGAATCGTCGAGGCCGACGACCTCGGTACGTACGTCATGAAGTTCACCGGCGCCGGCCAGGGCCGCAAGACCCTGGTCGCCGAGGTCATCTGCGGGCGCCTCGCCCAGCGGCTGGGCCTGCGGGTCCCGCGGCTGGTGCAGATGCAGCTCGACCCCGTCATCGGGCTCGGCGAACCCGACCAGGAGGTCCAGGAGCTGCTCAAGGCCAGCGGCGGGCTCAACCTCGGCATGGACTACCTGCCCGGTTCGATCGGCTTCGACCCGCTCGCGTACCAGGTGGACCCGGTCGAGGCGGGGCGCGTCGTCTGGTTCGACGCCCTGATCAACAACGTCGACCGGTCCTGGCGGAACCCGAACATGCTGGTCTGGCACGGGGACGTCTGGCTCATCGACCACGGCGCCACCATGATCTGGCACCACAACTGGCCCACCGCCGCGGCTGCCGCCGCCAAGCCGTACAACGCCTCCGACCACGTACTCGCCCCCGTGGGCCCGGACATCGCGAGCGCGGCGGCCGCGCTCGCGCCGCTGGTCACCGAGGAGCTGCTCACCGAGGTCGCGGCCGACGTGCCCGACGAGTGGCTGGTCGACGAGCCGGGCTTTGACTCCACCGACGCGCTGCGCCGCGCCTATGTGGACGTGCTGCTGCCGCGTGCGGCCACGATCCACGAGAGGATCTCGATGGAGGCCGAGGTGAAGCCGCGGTCCGGACCGCCCGGCTGGCTCGCCGAACGCCTCGCCCCCCAGCCCCACCTGAAGAAGAGCGACAGCGAGTGATCAAGCGGGACGTGTTCGAGTACGCGCTGGTGCGCGTGGTGCCCCGGATGGAACGCGGCGAGTGTTTCAACGCCGGCGTGATCGTCTACTGCCGGGCGTACGGGTACGTCGCCGCGCGCACCCACCTCGACGAGGCGAAGCTGCTCGCGCTGGATCCGGAGGCGGATGTGGCCGGTGTGCGGGCTGCGCTGCGCGGGGTCGAGGGCGTATGCGTGGGCGGCGAAGCCGCCGGTCAGGCGCGGGATGATGATGCGGGGCGCCGCTTCCGCTGGCTGATCGCGCCGCGGAGCACTGTCGTGCAGCCGGGGCCCGTGCACACAGGCCTGACGGCCGACCCGGCGGCGGAGGTGGAGAGGCTGCTGGACCTGCTGGTGTGCTGACGCGCGGGTGCGGCGCCGTTGCCGGGGGCGCTGCCCCCGGACCCCCGCGCCTCAAACGCCGGCGGGGCTGATTGGTCGCCTCAAACGCCGGCGGGGCTGGATTGTGCCCGGCGGGGCTGGATCGGTCCCGGTGGGGTTGGTCCGCGCGGGGCTGGGGCCGGTCGGCGTTGACACGGAGTGTCAGGGCTCCTAGCGTCTCCTCAGCTGAAGCTACTAAGCGGTTGCTCACCTTTGGGCGGCCGCCTCTCAAGGGCGAGGAGATCCAGCATGTCCACCACCGAGCAGCGCGTCGCGATCGTGACCGGGGCGGCCCGGGGCATCGGCGCGGCCACCGCCGTACGCCTGGCCGCCGAGGGCCGGGCCGTCGCCGTACTCGACCTCGACGAGGCCGCCTGCAAGGACACCGTCGAGGCCATCACGGCGGCCGGCGGCAAGGCCCTGGCGGTCGGCTGTGACGTCTCCGACAGCGCCCAGGTGGAGGCGGCCGTCGAGCGCGTCGCGAGCGAGCTCGGCGCTCCGACCGTTCTGGTCAACAACGCGGGCGTGCTGCGCGACAACCTCCTCTTCAAGATGAGCGACACCGACTGGGACACGGTCATGAACGTGCACCTGCGCGGCGCGTTCCTGATGGCGAAGGCCTGTCAGAAGTACATGGTGGAGGCGAAGTTCGGCCGCATCGTGAACCTCTCCAGCAGCTCGGCCCTCGGCAACCGCGGCCAGGCCAACTACTCGGCCGCCAAGGCCGGCCTGCAGGGCTTCACCAAGACCCTGGCCATCGAACTCGGAAAGTTCGGCGTCACCGCCAACGCCGTCGCCCCCGGCTTCATCGCCACCGAGATGACCGCCCAGACCGCCGCCCGCGTCGGCATGGGCTTCGACGACTTCAAGGCCGCCGCCGCCACCCAGATCCCCGTCCAGCGCGTCGGCACCCCGGACGACATCGCCAACGCCATCGCCTTCTTCACGGGCGAGGCCGCCGGCTTCGTCTCCGGCCAGGTCCTGTACGTCGCCGGCGGCCCGCTCAACTGACCGGCTCACGAGAGGCAGGGGCGTACGGCATGACGTACGAAGGAACGGACAGTGGCAAGGTCGCGCTGATCACCGGCGCGAGCCGGGGCATCGGCTACGGCGTCGC
This genomic window from Streptomyces sp. NBC_01351 contains:
- a CDS encoding DMT family transporter, which translates into the protein MSAPTTPRPTLSTLSTTAASATTTAAVSRVRLLDWRVRFAILSVVWGFSFLLIKVGTEAYAPFQVALGRVLFGALALLAVLLVRREPLPRGLRTWGHLGVAALLLNTVPFSLFAYAELSIPSGLAGICNATSPLWGMALSLVALSEDRPTRRRFAGLGLGFLGVLTVLGAWQGFSGIDAKGTAYALLAALCYPIGWIYVRRTLAGTPGSPVALTGGQLIFSTLQLTLVSALFTTAPTSFPLWPTLSVIALGALGTGMALQMQYGLVTEVGPTTAQMVTYFIPVVATTAGVLVLGEQLHWNTPVGAAIILAGAALTQTRPGARRPA
- a CDS encoding LysR family transcriptional regulator, with translation MLNLERLRTLDALARHGSVSGAADGLHVTTSAVSQQMAKLEREIGQPLLAKNGRGVRLTDAGRLLADHAARIISQVELAQADVEAQRGCAVGELRIGAFATAMRGLLPQALAALRVGHPELRVLVREREPEDSMAAVVRGDLDLALAIDWHNKRMPVPAELTRTHLLDDSVDIAVPAGHRLADRDRISLAEFAEDDWISWNEGQFCHEWLVFTLRGTGIEPRITHIAEEHHTQLAFVEAGLGVCVAPKLGRGPVPPGVRLLPVCDTVRRHVYAVWRADADRRPSIRAAVEALREAAAGIG
- a CDS encoding pyridoxamine 5'-phosphate oxidase family protein encodes the protein MDEARSATAQRRGRRIMMSDAEVDAFLREQRTCRVATVSPDGRPHVGALWFAWDGTSLWLYSITRSRRWSDLRKDPRISVVVDSGEAYDELRGVELSGSAVFVGEAPRTGEPCPELAEAERIFPAKNFGLDEMPHDGRHAWIRLTPESVVSWDFRKL
- a CDS encoding cysteine hydrolase codes for the protein MPELDPATTALLTVECQNGVVGEESALPELAKEARDSGTLERVAALADAARGAGVQVLHALAERRPDGRGANANARLFRAAGKLPVRQLTGSAAVEVAAPIVVAERDLVLRRLHGLSPMAGTDLDALLRNLGVRTLVVTGVSSNIAIPNTVFDAVNLGYQVVVPSDAIAGVPASCTAEVIRNSLALVATITTTEALLKQWARAS
- a CDS encoding HipA family kinase, with the protein product MLSEVIATRYVTPLREGGSLPGIVEADDLGTYVMKFTGAGQGRKTLVAEVICGRLAQRLGLRVPRLVQMQLDPVIGLGEPDQEVQELLKASGGLNLGMDYLPGSIGFDPLAYQVDPVEAGRVVWFDALINNVDRSWRNPNMLVWHGDVWLIDHGATMIWHHNWPTAAAAAAKPYNASDHVLAPVGPDIASAAAALAPLVTEELLTEVAADVPDEWLVDEPGFDSTDALRRAYVDVLLPRAATIHERISMEAEVKPRSGPPGWLAERLAPQPHLKKSDSE
- a CDS encoding DUF3037 domain-containing protein produces the protein MIKRDVFEYALVRVVPRMERGECFNAGVIVYCRAYGYVAARTHLDEAKLLALDPEADVAGVRAALRGVEGVCVGGEAAGQARDDDAGRRFRWLIAPRSTVVQPGPVHTGLTADPAAEVERLLDLLVC
- the fabG gene encoding 3-oxoacyl-ACP reductase FabG, which codes for MSTTEQRVAIVTGAARGIGAATAVRLAAEGRAVAVLDLDEAACKDTVEAITAAGGKALAVGCDVSDSAQVEAAVERVASELGAPTVLVNNAGVLRDNLLFKMSDTDWDTVMNVHLRGAFLMAKACQKYMVEAKFGRIVNLSSSSALGNRGQANYSAAKAGLQGFTKTLAIELGKFGVTANAVAPGFIATEMTAQTAARVGMGFDDFKAAAATQIPVQRVGTPDDIANAIAFFTGEAAGFVSGQVLYVAGGPLN